One Candidatus Binatia bacterium genomic window carries:
- a CDS encoding TonB family protein, with protein MFVGHFAVALAGKRVAPKMSLGTLIFGAQFLDLIWPPLVLLGLERFHIDVAATKATPLAFDAYPISHSLLMAIVWAVLIGGVYGARKRYRIGALMLGVAVFSHWFLDWITHRPDLQLAPGISTRVGLGLWNHPALEVTIETAMYVAAVAIYAVQTKARDRRGTWGFVLFLAFLSLIWLGDVAGPPPTPGPDMVRTIAWTGLALWFLVPWAAWFDRHRRLRQGPPSFPSGGKRTPAGILGAVLALVLGSAASGFAGSGPDRDLLARHIERLRQARAIEVLIPRSLRLDMTARRPQLLGTVSMPPPGWRESLIALLELPGAFARGTDSLTLYDDAQLWEVRSENRVDSTRLVLDLEPDLISMRSRGLQPIAAGCAPIADRLRVLVRGLSKSTWGGRVLESPEPSRFRAPQRLRMDAGSRALQAKGAAADTIWYRADLSNRGTVESVFPRTPGLVDETERRALEWTFFPAFLDGRPITARVDLGVLVPHDQPPPRGIDPATWAIATARSGGLPALLQADSLLLGNLRSGGAPWDTVQVRVFVGIDGLVRSVQVVRGVPGTDAEINRVVRRSRYRPSVFHGSPVGAWTDFKILVSSSRRRTWKPPPQQSGADTFRAPPNGDPEHGEFVYYEDPPVKLEGPAPVYPEAARTAGIRGTVVVHLLIGRDGRVRKVKVVRSVDGLDAAATEAVSRWVYKPALSNNKPVAVWIEASVPFPPSE; from the coding sequence ATGTTCGTCGGACACTTCGCGGTCGCTCTTGCGGGGAAGCGGGTCGCGCCGAAGATGTCGCTCGGCACCCTGATCTTCGGGGCGCAGTTCCTCGACCTCATCTGGCCGCCGCTCGTGCTGCTGGGTCTGGAGCGATTCCACATCGACGTGGCCGCCACGAAGGCGACGCCGCTGGCGTTCGATGCCTACCCGATCTCGCACAGTCTCCTGATGGCGATCGTCTGGGCGGTGCTCATCGGAGGCGTCTATGGGGCGCGGAAGCGATACCGGATCGGCGCGCTCATGCTTGGCGTCGCCGTCTTCAGCCATTGGTTCCTGGACTGGATCACCCATCGCCCCGACCTCCAGCTCGCTCCGGGGATTTCCACCCGCGTCGGGCTCGGCCTCTGGAACCACCCGGCGCTCGAGGTGACGATCGAGACCGCGATGTACGTGGCGGCCGTAGCGATCTATGCCGTGCAGACCAAGGCGCGCGACCGGCGGGGAACGTGGGGTTTCGTCCTGTTCCTCGCGTTTCTTTCCCTGATCTGGCTGGGCGACGTGGCGGGGCCGCCGCCCACGCCGGGACCGGACATGGTGCGGACGATCGCGTGGACTGGTCTCGCGCTGTGGTTCCTCGTGCCATGGGCCGCATGGTTCGACCGTCATCGCCGCCTGCGCCAAGGACCTCCGTCGTTCCCATCGGGAGGGAAGCGAACCCCAGCGGGCATTCTGGGCGCCGTCCTCGCTCTTGTCCTGGGGAGCGCGGCGAGCGGATTCGCGGGTTCGGGTCCCGATCGCGATCTCCTCGCGCGCCACATCGAGCGCTTGCGTCAGGCGCGCGCGATCGAAGTCCTGATCCCGAGGTCCCTCCGTCTGGACATGACGGCACGACGTCCCCAGCTGCTGGGGACCGTTTCCATGCCTCCTCCCGGCTGGAGGGAGAGCCTGATTGCCTTGCTTGAGCTTCCCGGAGCCTTTGCGAGGGGAACGGACAGCCTGACCCTCTACGATGACGCGCAACTCTGGGAAGTCCGCTCGGAGAATCGCGTGGACTCGACCCGGCTCGTGCTCGATCTCGAGCCCGATCTGATCTCGATGCGTTCACGAGGGCTTCAGCCCATCGCCGCGGGCTGCGCGCCCATTGCGGACCGGCTCAGGGTGCTTGTCCGGGGATTGTCCAAGTCCACCTGGGGCGGACGGGTTCTGGAGTCTCCAGAGCCTTCACGATTCCGAGCTCCGCAGAGGCTTCGGATGGACGCCGGGTCGCGCGCGCTTCAGGCGAAAGGAGCCGCGGCGGATACCATCTGGTATCGGGCCGATCTGTCGAACCGTGGAACGGTCGAGAGCGTGTTTCCGCGGACGCCGGGGCTCGTGGATGAGACCGAGCGACGGGCTCTCGAGTGGACGTTTTTTCCCGCCTTTCTCGACGGGCGACCGATCACGGCGCGCGTCGACTTGGGCGTGCTGGTGCCGCACGACCAGCCACCACCTCGCGGGATCGACCCTGCGACCTGGGCTATCGCCACGGCGCGCAGCGGAGGGCTCCCTGCGCTCCTGCAGGCCGACTCGCTGCTTCTCGGAAATCTGCGTTCCGGCGGCGCTCCCTGGGATACGGTTCAGGTCCGCGTGTTCGTTGGCATCGACGGGTTGGTCCGGAGCGTTCAAGTCGTCCGTGGCGTTCCGGGCACCGACGCGGAGATCAACAGAGTTGTGCGCCGAAGTCGATATCGTCCGTCGGTGTTCCACGGAAGCCCGGTCGGGGCCTGGACTGATTTCAAGATTCTGGTGTCGTCTTCCCGAAGACGAACATGGAAGCCGCCCCCCCAGCAGAGCGGCGCCGATACGTTCCGTGCTCCCCCCAACGGAGATCCTGAACACGGCGAGTTCGTCTATTACGAGGACCCTCCTGTGAAACTCGAGGGTCCGGCACCGGTCTACCCGGAGGCCGCTCGAACCGCCGGCATCCGTGGAACGGTTGTGGTCCATCTCCTGATTGGACGCGACGGCCGTGTCCGGAAGGTGAAGGTGGTGCGGAGCGTGGACGGCCTCGACGCCGCGGCCACGGAAGCTGTCTCCCGCTGGGTGTACAAACCCGCGTTGAGCAACAACAAGCCGGTTGCCGTCTGGATCGAGGCGTCGGTTCCGTTCCCACCCAGTGAATAG
- a CDS encoding energy transducer TonB has translation MKGLRTAFAIAVIGLGTAGTGNCAPEKAAAPEPAKSSSIHLTDPDLFSQLLRRPPTAYRLTTAGSDTGTIFVVGSDSFRNVVPLRTRPDKALRRLLGMLAGCSWVRVPGWPGAAPPTLRLHWSEDSLGIDLLVSLEGSSAALFKPGEGALSARLPDTLRTDLAWCLWAYDPQNPEALPVVESAMRHRGLAPSLAPPPDIWFVQGIANRSIPEATSKQAYDTPPEVVSRITPVYPEMAREAKIEGTVLLRVLVAASGRVQDVKVVRSVNYLDASAADAVGRWVYKPALLHGTPVPVWIDVPVEFHLP, from the coding sequence ATGAAAGGGCTGCGTACCGCGTTCGCCATTGCTGTGATCGGCCTTGGGACGGCCGGAACGGGGAATTGCGCTCCCGAGAAGGCAGCGGCTCCGGAACCGGCGAAATCCAGCTCGATCCACCTCACCGATCCAGACCTGTTTTCACAACTCCTCCGCAGGCCGCCGACAGCCTACCGACTGACGACCGCCGGCTCCGACACGGGCACGATCTTCGTTGTCGGCTCCGACTCATTCCGAAACGTCGTCCCGCTTCGCACCCGACCCGACAAGGCGCTGCGCCGTCTGCTGGGCATGCTCGCGGGCTGCTCCTGGGTGCGCGTCCCGGGCTGGCCCGGCGCAGCGCCGCCGACGCTGCGTCTCCACTGGTCGGAGGACTCGCTCGGCATCGATCTGCTCGTATCCCTCGAGGGGTCTTCGGCAGCACTCTTCAAGCCCGGGGAGGGCGCCCTTTCCGCCCGGCTACCGGATACGCTCCGGACGGATCTGGCCTGGTGTCTGTGGGCTTACGATCCGCAAAACCCGGAGGCGCTCCCCGTCGTCGAGAGCGCGATGCGTCACCGGGGGTTGGCGCCATCGCTGGCGCCTCCACCCGACATCTGGTTCGTGCAGGGGATCGCCAATCGATCGATACCTGAGGCCACCAGCAAGCAGGCGTACGACACGCCGCCGGAAGTCGTCTCGCGGATCACCCCCGTCTATCCCGAGATGGCCCGGGAGGCAAAGATCGAAGGGACGGTCCTCTTGCGCGTCCTGGTCGCTGCGAGCGGAAGAGTCCAGGATGTAAAGGTGGTCCGTAGCGTGAACTATCTCGACGCCTCCGCGGCGGATGCCGTCGGGCGCTGGGTCTACAAGCCCGCGCTCCTTCACGGCACTCCGGTGCCGGTTTGGATCGACGTGCCCGTGGAGTTTCATCTTCCCTGA
- a CDS encoding TonB family protein, whose product MALAVATWAAPASAAPLRTLKAPGLFDSLAIGDVHAFRVEGSWSAQCDSAILAGGSALDCFVITGEVPIETSAAYFVLVDDLSRYTWMRWPRGWTSPETPALGLSVESDSIRADLLISLRAMKATMTVPGEGTAACDLPDRDYGELAWCLWGLDPENADVQPFVHDELRRLRMQPTMTPPADFLAFLNQVLELQSSQPTESEPPTVHARLDRQVSPEYPPFARMAGIEGTVVLRVRVDPDGRVGAIEVVHSVPGLDTAARAAVSVLTFRPAMRGGAAIEDWVEVPVTFSLRDLPPDHYLRQ is encoded by the coding sequence ATGGCTCTGGCGGTCGCTACTTGGGCGGCGCCGGCTTCCGCCGCCCCGTTGCGCACGCTCAAGGCGCCAGGGCTGTTCGACAGTCTGGCGATCGGCGATGTGCACGCCTTCCGCGTGGAAGGCTCATGGAGCGCGCAGTGCGATTCCGCGATCCTCGCCGGGGGATCGGCTCTCGACTGCTTCGTCATCACGGGCGAGGTGCCGATCGAAACGTCCGCGGCTTATTTCGTCCTTGTGGATGATCTTTCCAGGTACACGTGGATGCGGTGGCCACGCGGCTGGACCTCACCCGAGACACCCGCCCTGGGTCTCTCGGTCGAAAGCGACTCCATCCGCGCCGATCTGTTGATCTCGCTCCGGGCCATGAAGGCGACGATGACCGTGCCCGGGGAAGGCACCGCGGCCTGCGATCTTCCCGACCGCGACTACGGGGAACTCGCCTGGTGCCTGTGGGGCCTCGACCCCGAAAACGCGGACGTCCAGCCGTTCGTTCACGACGAGCTCCGTCGCCTGAGGATGCAGCCCACCATGACGCCCCCGGCGGATTTTCTGGCGTTCCTGAATCAGGTTCTGGAGCTGCAGTCTTCGCAACCAACGGAGAGCGAGCCTCCCACCGTGCATGCCCGGCTCGACCGTCAGGTCTCGCCCGAATACCCGCCCTTTGCGCGCATGGCTGGGATCGAAGGAACCGTCGTCCTGCGCGTACGGGTCGACCCCGACGGACGGGTGGGCGCGATCGAAGTGGTCCACTCGGTCCCCGGCCTCGACACGGCCGCCCGGGCCGCAGTGAGCGTCCTGACCTTTCGCCCCGCGATGCGTGGAGGCGCAGCGATCGAAGATTGGGTCGAAGTCCCCGTGACCTTCTCGCTCCGGGACTTGCCGCCGGATCACTATTTGCGGCAATGA
- the mdh gene encoding malate dehydrogenase, protein MPKITVVGAGNVGASAALYAAEAQLGDVTLIDIIEGVAKGKALDLLEAGPVRHYDSLIEGSGDIRAVAGSDLIIVTAGLPRKPGMSRLDLLKANADIIRGVAEAIRDHAKNAFVILVTNPLDVMAYLTFRITGFPRERVLGMAGVLDSSRFRTFLAQEIGVSIEEVQAMVLGGHGDTMVPLVRYTTVSGIPVEKFIGKERLAEIVQRTRDGGAEIVKLLQTGSAFYAPAASAVQMAEGILRDKKRLLPVACHLQGEYGFRDVFLGVPAILGSRGLEKIVELELLPDEKAALAKSAEEVKKGIADLSLEPVAH, encoded by the coding sequence ATGCCTAAGATCACCGTGGTCGGCGCGGGCAACGTCGGCGCGTCGGCCGCGCTGTACGCGGCCGAGGCCCAGCTCGGGGACGTCACCCTCATCGATATCATCGAGGGCGTCGCGAAGGGGAAGGCGCTCGATCTGCTCGAGGCCGGCCCCGTGCGGCACTACGACTCCCTGATCGAGGGCAGCGGCGACATCCGCGCCGTGGCCGGCAGCGACCTCATCATCGTGACGGCCGGGCTTCCGCGGAAGCCGGGCATGTCGCGCCTGGATCTGCTGAAGGCGAACGCCGACATCATCCGCGGCGTGGCCGAGGCGATCCGCGATCACGCGAAGAACGCGTTCGTGATCCTGGTCACGAACCCGCTCGACGTGATGGCCTACCTCACGTTCCGGATCACCGGCTTCCCGCGCGAGCGGGTGCTGGGGATGGCGGGCGTGCTCGACTCCAGCCGCTTTCGCACGTTCCTCGCGCAGGAGATCGGCGTCTCGATCGAAGAGGTGCAGGCGATGGTGCTGGGCGGCCACGGCGACACGATGGTGCCGCTGGTCCGCTACACGACCGTCTCCGGCATCCCGGTCGAGAAATTCATTGGCAAGGAGCGGCTCGCCGAGATCGTGCAGCGCACGCGCGACGGCGGCGCCGAGATCGTGAAGCTGCTCCAGACCGGCAGCGCGTTCTACGCGCCGGCGGCCTCGGCGGTGCAGATGGCCGAGGGCATCCTGCGCGACAAGAAGCGGCTCCTCCCGGTCGCCTGCCACCTCCAGGGCGAATACGGCTTCCGCGACGTCTTCCTCGGCGTGCCCGCCATCCTCGGCTCGCGCGGCCTCGAGAAGATCGTGGAGCTGGAGCTCCTGCCCGACGAGAAGGCGGCGCTCGCCAAGTCGGCGGAGGAAGTGAAGAAGGGCATTGCGGACCTCTCGCTGGAGCCGGTCGCGCACTAG
- a CDS encoding Rne/Rng family ribonuclease, which produces MRREIIINASKSETRIALLEEKQLVEVMVERPEAVRRVGDIYKGRVNAVLPGMQAAFVDLGLEKSAFLHASDLTPSESDLDLFEEEEDAEEPRRGGGRGGRRDEPVIRIEDALKKGQEVLVQITKEPIGTKGPRVTTQVSLPGRFLVLMPGHEHIGVSRKIEDRAERARLKTLMREIHPKDAGVIVRTVGAEQGKKEFQSDIRYLEQLWAKIEKQAQRVRAPALLHQEMEFTTGLIRDIFTEDVDQLVIDSPEEHKSILKYLATYAPELRPRVKLYRGEAPIFDHFEIESEIEKAMDRKVWLKKGGYITIDQTEALVAIDVNTGRFTGKKSQEETIVKTNLEAAAEIARQLRLRDLGGIIVLDFIDMEDEGNRKQVSDLLRQHLKRDRSRTKSFAVSELGLIEMTRQRQRPSLANYFNEDCPECEGLGKVLSLQSAALKIERMLRRVGQRSKEKQLILRVHPDVAVHLVEQNADRLGRLEKQYRYRVEIRDDPSLRRNEIRLFRGRTYEEITKQYER; this is translated from the coding sequence ATGCGCCGCGAGATCATCATCAACGCGAGCAAGTCTGAGACGCGCATCGCGCTGCTCGAAGAGAAGCAGCTGGTCGAAGTCATGGTGGAGCGGCCCGAAGCCGTCCGCCGCGTGGGAGACATCTACAAGGGGCGCGTGAACGCCGTGCTCCCGGGCATGCAGGCGGCTTTCGTGGACCTGGGCCTGGAGAAGAGCGCGTTCCTGCACGCCTCGGATCTGACGCCGTCCGAATCGGACCTCGACCTGTTCGAGGAAGAGGAGGACGCGGAGGAGCCGCGCCGCGGAGGCGGACGCGGCGGCCGCCGGGACGAGCCGGTGATCCGGATCGAGGATGCCCTGAAGAAGGGGCAGGAGGTCCTCGTCCAGATCACGAAGGAGCCGATCGGGACGAAGGGACCCCGCGTCACGACGCAGGTCTCCCTGCCGGGACGGTTCCTGGTGCTGATGCCGGGACACGAGCACATCGGCGTGTCGAGGAAGATCGAGGACCGCGCCGAGCGCGCCCGGCTGAAGACGCTGATGCGCGAGATCCACCCCAAGGACGCGGGCGTGATCGTCCGCACCGTCGGGGCCGAGCAGGGGAAGAAGGAGTTCCAGAGCGATATCCGGTATCTCGAGCAGCTCTGGGCCAAGATCGAGAAGCAGGCCCAGCGCGTGCGCGCGCCGGCGCTGCTCCACCAGGAGATGGAGTTCACGACGGGGCTGATCCGGGACATCTTCACCGAGGACGTGGACCAGCTCGTCATCGACTCGCCAGAGGAGCACAAGAGCATCCTGAAGTACCTCGCGACCTACGCGCCGGAGCTCCGGCCGCGGGTGAAGCTCTACCGGGGCGAGGCGCCCATCTTCGACCATTTCGAAATCGAGTCGGAGATCGAGAAGGCGATGGACCGCAAGGTGTGGCTCAAGAAGGGGGGCTACATCACGATCGACCAGACCGAGGCTCTGGTCGCGATCGACGTGAACACGGGGCGGTTCACCGGGAAGAAGAGCCAGGAAGAGACGATCGTGAAGACGAATCTGGAGGCCGCGGCGGAGATCGCGCGCCAGCTCAGGCTTCGCGATCTGGGCGGGATCATCGTCCTCGACTTCATCGACATGGAGGACGAGGGGAACCGGAAGCAGGTGTCCGACCTGCTCCGCCAGCACCTGAAGCGCGACCGCTCGCGCACCAAGTCGTTCGCCGTGAGCGAGCTGGGCCTGATCGAGATGACCCGGCAGCGCCAGCGGCCGAGCCTCGCGAACTACTTCAACGAGGACTGTCCGGAGTGCGAGGGGCTGGGGAAGGTTCTCTCGCTGCAGTCGGCCGCGCTGAAGATCGAGCGGATGCTGCGCCGCGTGGGACAGCGATCGAAGGAGAAGCAGCTGATCCTGCGCGTGCACCCGGACGTGGCGGTCCACCTGGTGGAGCAGAACGCCGACCGATTGGGGCGGCTGGAGAAGCAGTACCGGTACCGCGTCGAGATCCGGGACGATCCGTCGCTTCGCCGAAACGAGATTCGGCTCTTCCGGGGCCGGACGTACGAGGAAATCACCAAGCAGTACGAACGCTGA
- the rplU gene encoding 50S ribosomal protein L21 encodes MSRYAIIQAQGLQYRVLPGEEHVLPNMDLEPGAPVTFDRVLLIGDEAGVQVGQPLVAGASVTGEVVRRERGKKVTIGVFKRRKKFRKKTGYRDTLTRVRILDIVG; translated from the coding sequence ATGAGCCGTTACGCGATCATCCAGGCACAGGGTCTCCAGTACCGGGTTCTTCCGGGCGAGGAGCACGTCCTGCCCAACATGGACCTCGAGCCGGGGGCGCCGGTCACGTTCGACCGCGTGCTCCTGATCGGCGACGAGGCAGGTGTGCAGGTCGGGCAGCCTCTCGTGGCAGGCGCGTCCGTGACGGGCGAGGTCGTCCGCAGGGAGCGCGGCAAGAAGGTCACCATCGGGGTGTTCAAGCGCCGGAAGAAGTTCCGCAAGAAGACCGGCTATCGGGATACGCTCACGCGCGTGCGCATCCTCGACATCGTCGGCTAG
- a CDS encoding TIGR03960 family B12-binding radical SAM protein: protein MEKLRLLDEAYLPTVTKPSRYTGSFLHALRKDPSKASVRVLLCFPDLYEIGMSYLGLKILYHLINRREDGLAELCFTPWGDMEKLMRAEGIPLYSLESRTPARAFDLIGFSLQYELAYTNVLTMIDLAGMPLRTKDRREDDPIVIAGGLCTVNPEPIAPFIDAFVVGDGEEVMMELCDIAAERRRTKMPRAEALRRMAALEGVYVPALFAEVRNPWGFVAREPLPGTPVARPRFRFVPSLDPSYVPEKPLISPTEITHDRLGVEVMRGCTRGCRFCLAGYMNRPLREKRADQVAKEVQCGIVHAGWDEVSLLSLSTTDYKQLPVVLHELDRFTNELGVSVSLPSTRVGTLAPSVADKIGQGRKGSITFAPEAGTQRMRDVINKGIDEAELEYSVKLARDQGWGGIKFYFMIGLPTEMDEDVDGIAETLRKSQEWARGGNKRMHFNVGISPHVPKPHTPFQWEIQDDMETLWRKIDRLKTGFRGMGNVRLKWRDPKTAFLEGVFARGDVRTADALEAAWRLGARFDGWSECFDFDLWMRAFEQVGMDPAVYLRPRDLEETLPWDHIRTPVVKKFLIAERAKAYAAALTPDCRDHACYRCGAPCFTPKAREGRRVSLQLAPGQGKDPDSLAFAVPAEITTADIEARVQELQSAPIEAMKAPPAPEPAAPPASEPAKPAAGNGNGNGYAPSDLRYGRRRRAWPTVAARGTQGTRYRVAFEKMGIARFTSHLDLVRIFDRAIRVAKVPIAYSQGFNRHAKIAYGPPLPLGATSRGEYFDLELAQACPWSAVLAMNDILPEGITIVDGRPFAKSSESLMAAIGRADWNVALTGYLMDRLARGEEVHRVRRELEESVARFRAASDWPVLKSSHMQKGRTVNARPAVGGLDLLEDGATLGVRLSSRLQAPGYLRPDLLFKSLLPSFEFDPRLLLVSREAMWVERGTSLLTPLEALEESAFWRPVPADEPPADATDPNLESNAPRDHHQREQV from the coding sequence ATGGAAAAACTGCGACTGCTGGACGAGGCCTACCTGCCGACGGTCACCAAGCCGAGCCGGTACACGGGTAGCTTCCTCCACGCCCTCCGAAAGGACCCCTCGAAGGCCTCGGTCCGGGTGCTCCTCTGCTTCCCGGATCTCTACGAGATCGGGATGTCCTATCTCGGGCTGAAGATCCTCTACCACCTGATCAACCGCCGCGAGGACGGGCTCGCGGAGCTCTGCTTCACGCCGTGGGGCGACATGGAGAAGCTGATGCGCGCGGAGGGGATTCCCCTCTACTCGCTCGAGTCGCGCACGCCCGCGCGCGCGTTCGACCTGATCGGCTTCTCGCTGCAGTACGAGCTGGCCTACACCAACGTGCTCACGATGATCGACCTCGCCGGGATGCCGCTCCGCACGAAGGACCGCCGCGAGGACGATCCGATCGTGATCGCGGGGGGCCTCTGCACGGTGAACCCGGAGCCGATCGCGCCCTTTATCGACGCCTTCGTCGTGGGCGACGGCGAAGAGGTCATGATGGAGCTCTGCGACATCGCCGCCGAGCGCCGCCGGACGAAGATGCCGCGCGCCGAGGCGCTGCGCCGCATGGCCGCGCTCGAGGGTGTCTACGTGCCCGCGCTCTTCGCCGAGGTGCGCAATCCCTGGGGCTTCGTCGCGCGGGAGCCGCTCCCCGGCACGCCGGTCGCGCGCCCGCGCTTCCGCTTCGTTCCCTCGCTCGATCCGAGCTACGTCCCGGAGAAGCCGCTCATCTCCCCGACCGAGATCACGCACGACCGCCTCGGCGTCGAGGTGATGCGCGGCTGCACGCGCGGCTGCCGCTTCTGCCTGGCCGGCTACATGAACCGCCCGCTGCGCGAGAAGCGCGCGGACCAGGTGGCGAAGGAAGTGCAGTGCGGGATCGTGCACGCGGGATGGGACGAGGTCTCGCTCCTCTCGCTGTCGACCACCGACTACAAGCAGCTCCCCGTGGTGCTGCACGAGCTGGACCGCTTCACGAACGAGCTGGGCGTCTCGGTGTCGCTCCCCTCGACGCGCGTGGGCACGCTCGCGCCGTCGGTGGCCGACAAGATCGGCCAGGGACGGAAGGGCAGCATCACCTTCGCCCCCGAGGCGGGCACCCAGCGGATGCGCGACGTGATCAACAAGGGGATCGACGAGGCGGAGCTCGAGTACTCGGTCAAGCTCGCGCGCGACCAGGGGTGGGGCGGCATCAAGTTCTACTTCATGATCGGCCTGCCCACCGAGATGGACGAGGACGTGGACGGGATCGCGGAGACGCTTCGGAAGTCCCAGGAGTGGGCGCGCGGCGGGAACAAGCGCATGCACTTCAACGTGGGGATCTCGCCGCACGTTCCGAAGCCGCACACGCCGTTCCAGTGGGAGATCCAGGACGACATGGAGACCCTCTGGCGGAAGATCGACCGGCTGAAGACGGGCTTCCGGGGCATGGGCAACGTGCGCCTCAAGTGGCGCGACCCGAAGACCGCGTTCCTCGAGGGGGTCTTCGCGCGCGGGGACGTGCGCACCGCCGACGCGCTGGAGGCGGCGTGGCGCCTGGGCGCGCGGTTCGACGGTTGGTCGGAGTGCTTCGACTTCGACCTCTGGATGCGCGCGTTCGAGCAGGTCGGCATGGACCCCGCCGTCTACCTGCGCCCGCGCGACCTGGAGGAGACGCTCCCCTGGGACCACATCCGGACCCCGGTGGTGAAGAAGTTCCTGATCGCCGAGCGCGCCAAGGCCTACGCGGCCGCCCTCACGCCCGACTGCCGCGACCACGCCTGCTACCGCTGCGGCGCGCCCTGCTTCACGCCGAAGGCGCGCGAGGGGCGGCGGGTCTCGCTCCAGCTCGCGCCGGGCCAGGGGAAGGATCCCGACTCGCTCGCGTTCGCGGTGCCGGCCGAGATCACGACCGCCGACATCGAGGCGCGCGTCCAGGAGCTGCAGTCGGCTCCGATCGAAGCCATGAAGGCCCCGCCGGCGCCGGAACCGGCAGCGCCGCCCGCGTCCGAACCGGCGAAGCCCGCGGCCGGCAATGGCAACGGCAACGGCTACGCCCCGTCGGATCTCCGCTACGGCCGCCGCCGGCGCGCCTGGCCCACGGTGGCCGCGCGCGGAACGCAGGGGACCCGCTACCGTGTGGCGTTCGAGAAGATGGGCATCGCCCGCTTCACGTCGCATCTCGACCTGGTCCGCATCTTCGATCGCGCGATCCGCGTGGCCAAGGTGCCGATCGCCTATTCGCAGGGGTTCAACCGCCACGCCAAGATCGCCTATGGACCGCCGCTCCCGCTGGGCGCGACGAGCCGCGGGGAGTACTTCGACCTGGAGCTGGCCCAGGCCTGCCCCTGGTCGGCCGTCCTCGCGATGAACGACATCCTGCCGGAGGGGATCACGATCGTCGACGGCCGTCCCTTCGCGAAGTCGTCGGAATCGCTGATGGCCGCGATCGGCCGCGCCGACTGGAACGTGGCGCTGACGGGCTATCTCATGGACCGCCTGGCCCGGGGCGAGGAGGTGCACCGCGTGCGCCGCGAGCTGGAGGAGAGCGTGGCGCGCTTCCGCGCGGCATCCGACTGGCCGGTCCTCAAGTCCAGCCACATGCAGAAGGGGCGCACCGTGAACGCGCGCCCGGCCGTCGGGGGGCTGGACCTCCTGGAGGATGGAGCGACGCTCGGGGTCCGGCTCTCGTCGCGGCTCCAGGCGCCCGGCTACCTGCGTCCGGATCTCCTGTTCAAGAGCCTCCTGCCTTCGTTCGAATTCGATCCGCGCCTCCTCTTGGTCTCGCGCGAGGCCATGTGGGTGGAGCGCGGCACCTCGCTCCTCACGCCTCTCGAGGCGCTCGAGGAGTCGGCGTTCTGGCGGCCCGTCCCAGCGGACGAGCCCCCGGCGGACGCCACGGACCCCAACTTGGAGTCGAATGCGCCGCGAGATCATCATCAACGCGAGCAAGTCTGA
- the rpmA gene encoding 50S ribosomal protein L27 encodes MAHKKGVSSSKNGRDSHSQRLGVKRFGGESVKAGSILVRQRGTVYRPGLLVGRGKDDTLFALATGVVVYRRRGKGNVTVSIEPAGGIAAVAGGAPTEAAHA; translated from the coding sequence ATGGCTCACAAGAAAGGCGTATCCAGCTCCAAGAACGGTCGCGATTCGCATTCCCAGCGGCTGGGGGTCAAGCGATTCGGCGGCGAGAGCGTCAAGGCGGGGAGCATCCTCGTCCGGCAGCGCGGCACGGTGTATCGCCCGGGGCTTCTGGTCGGGCGCGGCAAGGACGACACGCTGTTCGCCCTGGCGACCGGCGTGGTGGTGTACCGCCGCCGGGGCAAGGGCAACGTCACGGTCTCCATCGAGCCGGCCGGCGGCATCGCCGCGGTCGCGGGCGGAGCGCCCACCGAGGCGGCCCATGCCTAA
- a CDS encoding phosphoribosyltransferase family protein: MRPRPGGGGTALRAFAGDALDFLVGRSCLGCGGPLPRGAAVCDACDARVPRTGTVLCLRCMQEGDGIEAARPGGGCPRHGSERLLLAGPAFEPPLDRIVRAFKYSGAREAHRWLASLLPEPPGRGTPAWREYALVPAPLHPARRAWRGFDQASLLAGAAGVTWGIPVFPALVRRLDTPPQARTDASARHKNVEGAFTLAPGAAPFLHSRAVLLVDDVATTGSTLLEAASALEVAAPSWILSLAFAHGGLPGAPEPAFSTRVAAAPPV; this comes from the coding sequence GTGCGCCCTCGGCCGGGCGGCGGGGGTACTGCGCTTCGGGCCTTCGCCGGGGACGCCCTCGACTTCCTCGTGGGCCGCTCCTGCCTGGGATGCGGCGGCCCGCTCCCGCGCGGCGCCGCGGTGTGCGACGCCTGCGACGCGCGGGTACCGCGCACGGGGACCGTGCTCTGCCTTCGCTGCATGCAGGAGGGGGACGGAATCGAGGCCGCGCGTCCGGGCGGAGGCTGCCCGCGCCACGGATCGGAGCGGCTCCTTCTGGCGGGGCCCGCCTTCGAGCCGCCGCTCGATCGCATCGTCCGGGCCTTCAAGTACTCGGGCGCGCGCGAGGCCCATCGCTGGCTGGCGTCTCTTCTGCCGGAGCCGCCCGGGCGCGGCACGCCGGCGTGGCGGGAGTACGCGCTCGTGCCCGCGCCGCTCCATCCCGCGCGGCGCGCGTGGCGCGGCTTCGATCAGGCGTCCCTCCTCGCCGGGGCCGCCGGCGTCACGTGGGGGATTCCGGTGTTTCCGGCGCTGGTGCGCCGGCTCGACACGCCGCCGCAAGCCCGGACCGATGCGAGCGCGCGCCATAAGAACGTGGAGGGCGCCTTCACCCTCGCGCCCGGCGCCGCGCCGTTCCTTCATTCCCGCGCCGTTCTGCTCGTGGACGACGTCGCCACGACGGGGAGCACCCTCCTCGAAGCCGCCTCCGCGCTCGAGGTGGCCGCCCCTTCTTGGATCCTGTCGCTCGCCTTCGCCCACGGAGGGCTTCCCGGCGCCCCGGAACCCGCGTTCTCGACGCGGGTTGCGGCTGCCCCGCCGGTGTGA